In one Trichlorobacter lovleyi SZ genomic region, the following are encoded:
- a CDS encoding GTP-binding protein, with product MRLITVAGPPSSGKTAIICKTAEALQADGVSVGVIKFDCLSSGDQALYERRGIPARTGLSGNLCPDHFYVSNIEECLDWGLQSGFDLLISESAGLCNRCAPHIKEVCAVCVIDNLSGVETPRKIGPMLKMADIVVITKGDIVSQAEREVFVHRIRQVNSSAVIIHVNGLTGQGGHELGRLLQDAAAVDSLQGKLLRFSMPAALCSYCLGQRRIGADFQMGNVKKMELG from the coding sequence ATGCGCCTGATAACCGTGGCAGGGCCGCCCTCTTCGGGCAAGACCGCCATCATCTGCAAGACTGCTGAGGCGCTGCAGGCCGATGGTGTCTCTGTTGGTGTGATCAAGTTTGACTGTCTCTCGTCAGGGGATCAGGCACTGTACGAGCGGCGCGGCATCCCGGCCCGTACCGGGCTGTCCGGCAACCTCTGCCCGGATCATTTCTATGTCAGCAACATTGAAGAATGTCTGGATTGGGGCCTGCAGAGCGGCTTTGATCTGCTGATCAGCGAGAGCGCAGGTCTGTGCAACCGGTGCGCCCCCCATATCAAGGAGGTCTGCGCGGTCTGCGTGATCGATAACTTAAGTGGTGTGGAGACCCCGCGCAAGATCGGTCCGATGCTGAAGATGGCTGATATTGTGGTGATTACCAAGGGCGATATCGTCTCCCAGGCAGAACGTGAGGTCTTTGTCCACCGCATCCGTCAGGTCAACAGCAGTGCCGTGATCATCCATGTCAACGGCCTGACCGGCCAGGGAGGCCATGAGCTGGGGCGGCTGCTGCAAGATGCTGCTGCGGTTGATTCGCTGCAGGGCAAACTGCTGCGCTTTTCCATGCCGGCCGCACTCTGCTCCTACTGTCTGGGACAACGCCGGATCGGCGCTGATTTTCAGATGGGTAACGTCAAGAAAATGGAATTGGGGTAG
- a CDS encoding ATP-binding cassette domain-containing protein, whose translation MERTYAAMTLERLFSEHPHAREFFSALGLSALPEDQTLGRTVAALDEELLLDVGIERQELLGQFCDYMAGVERLRNQQQALVSSVTVLGGHDKSGNPENFRLELRPGEVTCIVGPTGSGKSRFLADIEWLAQGDSPTGRTVLINGAAPDLARRYAVEQKLVAQLSQNMNFVMDLSAEEFIRLHAESRMIADPAAITATILELANSLAGEQFTPVTPVTALSGGQSRALMIADVACLSSSPIVLIDEIENAGIDRKRALSLLADQDKIVLMATHDPILALMGQQRLIFKNGGVSSIRSTSPAERANLTLFEQMDARLTAVRHALRNGEEIAGNF comes from the coding sequence ATGGAACGCACCTATGCCGCTATGACCCTTGAGCGGTTGTTTAGCGAACATCCCCATGCACGGGAGTTCTTTTCTGCCCTTGGCCTGTCCGCACTGCCTGAAGACCAGACCCTGGGCAGAACCGTGGCGGCACTGGATGAAGAGCTGCTGTTGGATGTGGGGATTGAACGCCAGGAGCTGTTGGGACAGTTCTGCGACTACATGGCAGGGGTGGAACGGCTGCGCAACCAGCAGCAGGCTCTGGTCTCATCGGTCACGGTGCTGGGAGGGCATGACAAGAGCGGCAATCCTGAAAACTTCAGGCTTGAACTGCGGCCCGGCGAGGTGACCTGCATTGTCGGTCCCACCGGATCAGGCAAGAGCCGCTTTCTGGCAGATATAGAATGGCTGGCCCAGGGGGATAGCCCCACCGGACGGACGGTCCTGATTAACGGAGCGGCCCCTGACCTGGCCCGGCGCTATGCGGTGGAGCAGAAACTGGTGGCCCAGCTCTCCCAGAACATGAACTTTGTGATGGACCTTTCGGCGGAAGAGTTTATCCGGCTGCATGCTGAAAGCCGGATGATAGCTGATCCGGCTGCCATCACCGCCACTATCCTTGAGCTGGCCAACAGTCTGGCCGGTGAGCAGTTCACCCCGGTCACGCCGGTCACAGCCCTGTCCGGCGGCCAGTCCCGCGCCCTGATGATCGCTGACGTGGCCTGCCTCAGTAGCTCGCCGATCGTGCTGATTGATGAGATCGAAAACGCAGGGATCGATCGCAAGCGGGCGTTGTCGTTGCTGGCGGATCAGGACAAGATTGTGCTGATGGCCACCCATGACCCGATCCTGGCCCTGATGGGGCAGCAGCGGCTGATCTTCAAGAATGGCGGTGTCTCCAGCATCCGCAGCACCAGCCCGGCAGAGCGGGCCAACCTGACCCTGTTTGAACAGATGGATGCACGCCTGACTGCAGTGCGCCATGCCCTGCGCAACGGGGAAGAGATAGCAGGAAACTTCTGA